One segment of Sulfobacillus thermosulfidooxidans DSM 9293 DNA contains the following:
- a CDS encoding VWA domain-containing protein codes for MTALAHNLWALARALRRLGFSLNVTDLKDVEIALSVTQDFSVRGLHDVIEHLWVKSPWQKQVFDQAYMLWIQALWDLAPTTETPSWFSHLPAAPPTKQVTWLSQQMARLRLMAPEIVRLHIHTASDTERISVKEPPTAHELRDLRNQFLKMPHHHRHGYRKMSTTRGRAWDLSKTLRKSLSSGELIQWFYHTNRPTRRKTVVFWDISQSMAPFIPVFFQFLYGLINSSECVEIWTFSTRLTFVNPLFNGCNVDGAYRALFHQIPDLGGGTRLEETLSTLTMKIKPYLRHHMDLILITDGYEAGECKHLEGLIARLKRLTHRLTWWNPWLADPQYEIVSKAGRILEQYCHLERAGSLLDCFNAWNRLA; via the coding sequence ATGACGGCGCTAGCACATAATTTATGGGCATTGGCCCGGGCCTTACGACGCTTGGGATTTTCCTTAAATGTGACGGATCTGAAAGATGTGGAAATAGCCCTATCGGTGACTCAGGATTTTTCGGTAAGGGGACTGCATGATGTTATAGAACATTTATGGGTAAAATCCCCATGGCAGAAACAGGTTTTCGATCAGGCTTACATGTTATGGATCCAAGCACTATGGGATTTGGCTCCCACAACTGAGACACCCTCATGGTTTTCCCATTTGCCCGCGGCCCCACCAACCAAACAGGTCACGTGGCTGTCGCAACAAATGGCTCGTTTGAGACTCATGGCGCCTGAGATTGTGAGACTTCACATTCATACCGCGAGCGACACTGAACGGATTTCCGTGAAGGAACCGCCTACAGCGCATGAACTTCGGGATTTGCGTAATCAGTTTCTCAAAATGCCGCATCATCATCGCCATGGTTACCGCAAGATGTCGACAACAAGAGGACGGGCTTGGGATTTATCCAAGACGCTCAGAAAAAGCCTAAGCTCGGGTGAATTGATCCAGTGGTTTTATCATACAAATCGCCCGACAAGACGCAAAACGGTAGTGTTCTGGGATATCAGTCAATCCATGGCTCCTTTCATACCAGTGTTTTTTCAGTTCTTGTACGGATTGATAAATTCGTCCGAATGTGTTGAGATATGGACATTTAGCACGCGGCTGACCTTTGTGAATCCCCTGTTTAATGGGTGTAATGTGGATGGTGCATACCGCGCTTTATTTCATCAGATCCCCGATCTGGGTGGGGGTACGCGGTTAGAAGAAACGCTTTCCACCTTAACGATGAAAATCAAGCCCTATCTTCGGCATCACATGGACTTGATTCTTATAACGGACGGGTATGAGGCCGGGGAATGTAAGCATTTAGAGGGGCTTATTGCTCGGCTTAAACGTCTTACACACCGGCTTACTTGGTGGAATCCATGGCTTGCCGACCCTCAATATGAAATTGTCAGTAAAGCGGGCCGGATTCTTGAGCAGTATTGTCACTTAGAGCGCGCGGGTTCTCTCCTTGATTGTTTTAACGCCTGGAACCGCTTGGCCTAA
- a CDS encoding SRPBCC family protein codes for MQLSGSKIIPASPDKAYALLTNPEILMRTMPGLKRLTPSESGGYAAEMEMGVAAIKGKYQGHMQIHDEVVPESYRLVLDGQGPGGFVSVNMTVAFEPHENGTLVRYEGEANVGGTIASMGQRMIHGVANYLVNQFFTAIAKEAERDMVS; via the coding sequence ATGCAATTATCAGGAAGCAAAATCATTCCCGCATCACCCGATAAAGCTTATGCCTTATTGACTAATCCTGAGATATTGATGCGCACGATGCCAGGCTTAAAACGCCTAACGCCCTCAGAGTCAGGCGGTTATGCTGCGGAGATGGAAATGGGTGTCGCTGCGATCAAAGGAAAGTACCAGGGCCACATGCAGATTCACGATGAGGTTGTGCCAGAATCGTACCGGTTAGTGCTTGACGGACAGGGGCCTGGGGGATTTGTGTCGGTAAATATGACAGTGGCATTTGAACCTCATGAGAACGGCACGCTTGTTCGATATGAGGGAGAAGCCAATGTGGGCGGTACTATTGCCTCTATGGGCCAACGCATGATTCATGGTGTGGCTAATTACCTGGTTAACCAATTTTTCACGGCCATCGCTAAAGAAGCCGAACGGGATATGGTGTCCTAG
- a CDS encoding diacylglycerol/lipid kinase family protein, with amino-acid sequence MMNVPAWAQGPLRAIINPYAGRDRASKKWYNLVHFVTSWGFSIENWVTTSPKDAENLARQAVDEHASAVFVVGGDGTLNEVVNGLLRTQGPLPLIILVPLGTGSDFNRTVNVLTPFHFAPEKFWSQVFSMQPVMMDVGYLQLVTPQSAISRYFINVADCGLGRLTARLVNNRSKYLGGRMSFIAGSLEAYTLFQPRPVTLTIDGHSQSLSPLVIAMANGAYFGGGMKIAPQASPTDGFLDVVIVDQVARSFFLRHFVEVYQGRHIHLQGVHVIRAQQITMACENIMDIDIDGEDYQAQMLDCQVIPQKLPMLKPLP; translated from the coding sequence ATGATGAATGTCCCGGCATGGGCACAAGGCCCGTTACGCGCCATAATCAATCCCTACGCAGGAAGAGACCGGGCCAGCAAAAAATGGTATAATTTAGTGCATTTTGTAACGTCATGGGGATTCTCTATAGAAAATTGGGTCACCACCTCCCCTAAAGATGCGGAAAATTTGGCGCGCCAGGCCGTCGACGAACATGCTTCGGCTGTATTTGTGGTGGGCGGGGATGGCACCCTCAATGAAGTGGTTAATGGCCTTCTTCGCACACAAGGTCCTTTGCCTCTAATCATTCTCGTTCCGCTCGGCACGGGAAGCGATTTTAACCGAACAGTCAATGTCTTAACCCCATTTCACTTTGCGCCCGAAAAATTTTGGTCGCAAGTCTTTTCCATGCAGCCTGTCATGATGGATGTAGGTTATCTGCAATTAGTCACACCACAAAGTGCTATTTCGCGATATTTTATCAATGTTGCCGATTGCGGTTTAGGGCGATTAACGGCACGACTGGTGAATAATCGCTCCAAATACCTTGGAGGCCGCATGTCATTTATTGCTGGGTCTCTCGAAGCCTATACGCTTTTTCAACCTCGGCCCGTCACCTTAACCATTGATGGTCACTCGCAAAGCCTATCTCCCCTCGTCATCGCGATGGCTAATGGAGCCTATTTTGGAGGCGGAATGAAAATTGCTCCGCAAGCAAGTCCCACAGATGGTTTCCTCGATGTGGTTATTGTGGATCAGGTAGCGCGTTCCTTTTTCTTGCGTCATTTTGTGGAAGTATACCAAGGCCGTCACATTCATCTTCAAGGAGTCCATGTGATCCGGGCTCAACAAATTACCATGGCGTGTGAGAATATCATGGATATCGACATTGATGGGGAAGACTATCAAGCCCAAATGCTGGATTGCCAGGTGATTCCCCAAAAACTCCCCATGTTAAAACCATTGCCTTAA
- a CDS encoding glycoside hydrolase family 15 protein — protein MAHPSFYGFLSNSYTSALVSPDGVIEWFPCPRFDSHAIFCRLLDQSRGGFFSIQPSIPFHSRQTYDDNTNIVITTFQTEHGIAEVKDFLPIGRVAIWRRVKTEIPLELVCRPTFSFGAAGAAYNITDDGALFSHPGGGEAVKLIIHGPMRKLEHRDHWEIGPGEVTVVLRYARDYQSEQQMLDEPLTDPHCVEEGTRHFWQRSLLPYEGPYQDAFNRSMLVIRGLTYRTNGALLAAATTSLPEVVGETRQWDYRFVWVRDASYAAEALLLAGDPVACRRFIEFMLNTVDLAGKPYASPFYKVDGTQSSGERELLWLAGYKNSRPVRVGNAASDQTQMDIEGDLLWVVLLYWQTTHDDTFIKEYWWAIDTLVSWVAENWNTPDASLWEFREDNDIYLHSQVMCWVSLHVGYILAEEVMHLDRLAQSWKNVADIIAQHIWDDQKESDLPYLTQGRRHRQVDAALLTLPLYGFVEPNHPVFAKTLERIEAVLVENDFVYRYREDNMGTARYPFTLAGFWLARVYLRLGNLKRADELIAQQLQCATDLGLFAEHVDPKTFEPHGNFPQLFPHAALITTLIERQRLSEDVISPGQHPQAMTPSS, from the coding sequence ATGGCACATCCTTCGTTTTACGGATTTTTATCGAACAGTTATACGTCTGCCCTGGTTTCACCTGATGGCGTGATTGAATGGTTTCCCTGTCCTCGATTTGATAGTCATGCTATTTTTTGTCGGCTACTCGACCAGTCACGAGGGGGATTTTTTAGTATTCAACCTTCTATACCCTTTCACAGCCGCCAAACTTACGATGACAATACAAACATTGTCATTACGACTTTCCAAACCGAGCACGGTATCGCCGAAGTTAAAGATTTTTTACCCATTGGTCGAGTGGCCATTTGGAGACGGGTTAAAACCGAAATTCCACTCGAATTAGTCTGCCGTCCAACGTTTTCGTTTGGTGCGGCCGGTGCTGCTTATAATATCACGGATGATGGAGCCCTTTTTTCTCATCCCGGTGGAGGAGAAGCCGTCAAATTAATTATTCATGGCCCGATGAGAAAACTCGAGCACCGGGATCACTGGGAAATTGGTCCCGGAGAGGTTACAGTCGTCTTGCGTTATGCCCGTGATTACCAAAGCGAACAACAGATGTTAGATGAGCCACTGACAGATCCCCATTGCGTGGAAGAAGGAACCCGTCATTTTTGGCAGCGCAGCCTTCTACCGTATGAGGGCCCTTATCAAGACGCTTTTAACCGGAGCATGTTGGTTATTCGGGGCTTGACGTACCGGACCAATGGTGCTTTACTGGCAGCGGCGACAACCTCATTACCCGAAGTGGTGGGAGAAACCAGACAGTGGGACTACCGTTTTGTCTGGGTGCGTGATGCATCCTATGCAGCAGAAGCTTTGTTACTGGCCGGTGACCCTGTGGCCTGCCGGCGCTTCATCGAATTTATGCTGAATACCGTGGATTTAGCCGGAAAACCTTATGCATCTCCCTTTTACAAAGTGGACGGGACACAAAGTTCTGGCGAAAGAGAATTATTATGGCTTGCCGGCTATAAAAATTCTCGCCCTGTTCGCGTTGGCAATGCAGCCAGTGATCAAACGCAAATGGATATTGAAGGAGACTTATTGTGGGTTGTTCTCTTGTACTGGCAAACAACGCATGATGATACCTTTATTAAAGAATATTGGTGGGCCATTGATACATTAGTCTCATGGGTTGCCGAGAATTGGAATACGCCCGACGCATCCTTATGGGAATTTCGAGAGGATAATGATATTTACTTACATTCTCAGGTCATGTGCTGGGTTTCGTTACACGTGGGCTATATTCTTGCCGAAGAGGTTATGCATCTCGACCGTTTAGCCCAGTCATGGAAGAATGTCGCGGATATTATTGCCCAACATATCTGGGACGACCAAAAAGAGAGTGACTTGCCTTATTTAACGCAAGGTCGTCGCCACCGGCAGGTGGATGCGGCTTTATTAACATTACCATTATATGGATTTGTTGAGCCTAATCATCCGGTATTTGCGAAAACTTTGGAACGGATTGAAGCCGTGTTAGTAGAAAACGATTTTGTCTACCGTTATCGTGAAGACAATATGGGAACCGCACGATATCCTTTTACCTTAGCAGGATTCTGGTTAGCGCGGGTTTATCTGCGGTTAGGCAATCTCAAGCGAGCTGATGAATTGATCGCGCAGCAACTGCAATGTGCTACGGATTTGGGATTATTTGCGGAACATGTTGATCCGAAAACATTCGAACCTCATGGCAATTTTCCTCAACTGTTTCCTCATGCTGCACTGATCACCACACTGATTGAGCGCCAAAGGCTCAGTGAAGACGTAATATCCCCGGGTCAACACCCGCAAGCCATGACGCCATCATCGTAA
- a CDS encoding XdhC family protein, translated as MSSIREAQKIFEAIFRAENEGHRSCLLMITTVQGSAYRRPGAKMMMADDGRMVGTLSGGCLEGDLYHYAEKVMKTQVPTMHHYNLVEDEMWGLGIGCKGEIDVLIEPIWVNSSFWLEFFQAINQEEPLLLGLQLPQGERFYHSASGEKASSLSSQSKTWVPEFSYSARTIVKDGVLLDYLMPPPKLIVAGAGHDAKPVVELAKRVGFDVYILDRRALFNNAREFPWASEWIVDESGLSNRRELYGAYWLIMNHHQARDEAALFQAMQSYPRYIGVLGPLARTQDMLKNIQKTHVEDLPIFAPVGLDLGAETPEEVAISIVSELLMIRQQTLGGHLNGRDRIHLPPGNTNASTHPLAQ; from the coding sequence ATGTCCTCGATTCGTGAGGCTCAAAAGATTTTTGAGGCCATCTTTCGTGCCGAAAATGAGGGACATCGCAGTTGTCTTCTCATGATTACAACGGTCCAAGGGTCCGCATATCGAAGGCCGGGAGCAAAAATGATGATGGCGGATGATGGGCGCATGGTCGGAACCTTGAGCGGAGGATGTCTTGAAGGAGATTTGTACCACTATGCGGAGAAAGTGATGAAGACCCAGGTTCCAACGATGCATCATTACAACTTAGTAGAGGATGAAATGTGGGGATTGGGAATTGGCTGCAAGGGCGAAATTGATGTGTTAATCGAACCCATTTGGGTAAACTCTTCTTTTTGGCTAGAATTTTTTCAAGCGATCAATCAAGAAGAACCTCTTCTTCTGGGCTTGCAACTGCCCCAAGGCGAGCGGTTTTACCACAGTGCTTCAGGTGAGAAGGCGAGCTCACTGTCTTCTCAGTCCAAGACCTGGGTCCCCGAATTTAGCTATTCCGCGCGCACCATTGTGAAAGATGGTGTACTTTTGGATTACCTTATGCCCCCTCCGAAGCTCATTGTAGCGGGGGCGGGACATGATGCGAAGCCTGTTGTTGAACTGGCCAAGCGCGTGGGATTTGATGTGTATATTCTTGATCGCCGTGCCCTGTTTAATAATGCGCGGGAGTTTCCTTGGGCCTCTGAATGGATTGTCGATGAGAGTGGGCTGTCTAATCGTCGTGAATTATACGGCGCCTACTGGCTAATTATGAATCATCATCAAGCACGTGATGAGGCTGCTTTATTCCAGGCGATGCAAAGTTACCCTCGCTATATTGGCGTTCTGGGGCCTTTAGCGAGAACCCAGGACATGCTGAAAAATATACAAAAGACTCATGTAGAGGATTTGCCCATCTTTGCCCCAGTGGGACTGGATTTAGGGGCAGAAACTCCAGAGGAAGTGGCTATTAGTATTGTGAGCGAATTATTGATGATCCGTCAGCAAACTCTAGGGGGGCATCTAAATGGGCGTGACAGGATCCATTTGCCACCAGGGAATACAAACGCGTCAACACATCCCTTAGCGCAATAA
- a CDS encoding AAA family ATPase has translation MMGQCNSIDEVLTRLEEQQYLADRSLATAIFLCIKLERPLLIEGEPGVGKTAVAQALAKIFDVPLIRLQCYEGIDRESALYEWNYPKQLLTIRMQENSWRSHETMELSLYQEEFLLRRPLFDALRPRGPAPVLLIDEIDRSDDEFEAFLLEILSEFQITIPELGTIKAKEKPFVVLTSNRTRDVHDALKRRCIYHWLDYPSFERELAIVRMKVPGLDARLAEDIVRYVEGLRQHPFDKRPGLAETLDWAKALEVLLVNQLNAQLIEETIGCLLKDRDDLMMLQSGNSLNLMERILREIEDHDGAST, from the coding sequence ATGATGGGACAGTGTAACAGTATTGATGAGGTCTTAACACGTCTTGAGGAACAGCAGTATTTAGCCGATAGGTCTTTAGCCACCGCTATCTTTCTCTGCATCAAATTGGAACGCCCTTTACTTATTGAAGGGGAACCGGGAGTGGGGAAGACAGCCGTGGCTCAGGCGTTGGCTAAGATATTCGATGTGCCTCTGATTCGGCTACAATGTTATGAAGGCATCGACCGGGAAAGTGCCTTGTATGAATGGAATTATCCGAAGCAACTGTTGACCATTCGGATGCAGGAAAATTCTTGGCGATCTCATGAGACAATGGAGTTATCGTTATATCAAGAGGAGTTTTTACTAAGACGGCCCTTATTTGATGCGCTACGTCCAAGGGGACCCGCCCCCGTTTTGTTGATTGATGAAATTGATCGCAGCGATGATGAATTCGAAGCGTTTTTGCTGGAAATTTTGTCCGAGTTTCAAATAACCATTCCCGAATTAGGAACCATTAAAGCAAAAGAGAAACCCTTTGTGGTTCTCACGTCCAATAGGACGCGCGATGTGCACGATGCCTTAAAACGCCGGTGTATCTACCATTGGTTAGACTATCCGAGCTTTGAACGTGAACTGGCCATTGTGCGGATGAAAGTACCCGGACTCGATGCCCGCTTAGCTGAGGATATCGTCCGCTATGTTGAGGGCCTTCGCCAACATCCTTTTGATAAGCGGCCCGGACTTGCAGAAACTTTGGACTGGGCCAAAGCGCTAGAGGTCTTGTTAGTCAATCAGTTAAACGCTCAGCTGATTGAGGAGACCATCGGATGTTTATTAAAAGACCGAGACGATCTCATGATGCTGCAATCGGGGAATTCTTTGAATCTTATGGAACGCATTCTCAGGGAGATAGAGGATCATGACGGCGCTAGCACATAA